CAAGGGCGTGCCTTCTGAATTTCACGGCCAACCGTGGGGTCAAGATTAACCAGAAAAACGTCGAACCGCTGCACTACCAGTCCCATTCAACCTGATCCCAATGATTTGGGGTCACTTCATCGAGCAGTCGATCGTCCTTGCGCTTAGCCATGGTGGCAAATGCGTCATCCCATCCCTCGCGTCGGTGTGGTGCTGCACGAATGGTCAGATGATTACCCTGCACTTCGATTTCAACCTCTGCCTGATCAACCTCTGCCTGAATACCACTTTGCTCTAAGAGCAGTTTAGGAATACGCACCCCTTGCGAGTTGCCAATT
This DNA window, taken from Trichothermofontia sichuanensis B231, encodes the following:
- a CDS encoding AbrB/MazE/SpoVT family DNA-binding domain-containing protein is translated as MIRTRIIKIGNSQGVRIPKLLLEQSGIQAEVDQAEVEIEVQGNHLTIRAAPHRREGWDDAFATMAKRKDDRLLDEVTPNHWDQVEWDW